Proteins encoded in a region of the Balaenoptera ricei isolate mBalRic1 chromosome 19, mBalRic1.hap2, whole genome shotgun sequence genome:
- the DMRTC2 gene encoding doublesex- and mab-3-related transcription factor C2, whose product MEPSEMPAVHHCPSDSATGGETRAPQGMELIPRRAVSRSPTCARCRGHGITAHLKGHKRLCLFQACECHKCVLILERRRVMAAQVALRRQEEAQLKRHLAEGLMRRGAAPPNAPSRVKKGVTRPGVHPGKENIAPQPETPHRAVPLALTPPEKNSQGPLLLSCRPEALPLPWTPVPPGPWAAGCWLPPGLSVPTPVVCRLLRREPAVPLHPFPGFDPGTALWLPTHGPLPACTGSRAILMAPLSGESQGPSTLPHTCSTLILQPCDTPDPLLLQPQAPGASHLARTSDPSEWQLQWEAAEALVGLKDSFQAPRPTPSGPSSRAWISVLHTCGPPAPAEERGFQPVVPSL is encoded by the exons ATGGAACCCAGTGAAATGCCTGCTGTCCACCACTGCCCCTCAGACTCTGCCACGGGGGGTGAGACTAGAGCCCCCCAGGGCATGGAGCTCATCCCCAGGAGAGCTGTCAGTCGCTCTCCAACCTGCGCCCGCTGCCGCGGTCACGGTATCACTGCCCACCTCAAGGGCCACAAGCGCCTCTGCCTCTTTCAGGCTTGCGAGTGTCACAAATGTGTCCTCATCTT GGAGCGCCGAAGAGTCATGGCTGCCCAGGTGGCCTTGCGTAGGCAGGAGGAGGCGCAGCTAAAGCGGCACCTGGCTGAGGGACTGATGAGGAGAGGGGCGGCTCCTCCCAACGCTCCCAGCCGTGTCAAGAAGGGAGTCACTCGACCAGGGGTCCACC CTGGAAAGGAGAACATAGCACCCCAGCCTGAGACTCCCCACAGGGCAGTCCCACTGGCACTGACACCCCCTGAGAAG AACTCCCAGGGGCCCCTGCTGCTCAGCTGTCGCCCAGAAGCCTTGCCTTTGCCCTGGACTCCAGTGCCTCCAGGCCCTTGGGCCGCTGGCTGCTGGCTGCCTCCAGGCCTTTCCGTGCCAACCCCAGTGGTGTGCCGCTTGCTACGCCGAGAACCTGCTGTCCCTCTGCATCCTTTCCCTG GCTTTGACCCTGGCACTGCCCTCTGGCTGCCCACTCATGGGCCCCTCCCAGCCTGCACAGGATCCCGCGCAATACTGATGGCTCCTCTTTCTGGAGAATCCCAAGGGCCCTCTACCCTGCCCCACAC ATGCTCGACTCTGATACTTCAGCCCTGTGACACCCCAGACCCCCTTCTGCTGCAGCCACAG GCCCCCGGAGCCTCTCACCTGGCCCGGACCTCTGACCCCTCAGAGTGGCAGCTGCAGTGGGAGGCAGCTGAGGCTCTTGTGGGACTGAAAGATTCATTTCAGGCTCCCCGCCCGACCCCTTCTGGTCCTTCCAGCCGTGCCTGGATTTCCGTGCTCCACACCTGTGGCCCACCAg CTCCTGCTGAAGAAAGAGGATTCCAGCCTGTTGTCCCCTCTCTCTGA
- the LOC132354162 gene encoding carcinoembryonic antigen-related cell adhesion molecule 1-like — MEPPSAHARRGCIPWDGLLLAVSLLTFWNLPTTAHLTFESMPFNAAEGTDVLLLVHNVTGDLLGYAWYRGERVENNQLIASCRVYTQVNTPGPAHRGRETIYPNGSLLIQNVTQNDTGYYTLLATRNDLQTERLAGQLRVYPVLPKPVITSNNSNPKELEDTVVLTCGLETPNTSHVWWINNQSLPNSTRLELSEDNRTLTLFHVTRNDTGPYMCETRNPVSVSRSDPFTLNVFYGLDTLTISPYYHPEANLSLSCHTTSNPATQCSWLINGRPQQSHRSFIPNIIANDSGSYNCLVHNLVTDLSKTTVKTITGTSLSPLCFSTDPVAQPSIQVSNTTVTEHKDPAVLTCITNDTGISVSWFFSDQSLLLTEKMTLSPDNSTLSIDPVRREDAGDYWCEVSNPSSSSIGDPVTVVVLCE, encoded by the exons ATGGAGCCCCCCTCAGCCCATGCCCGCAGAGGGTGCATCCCCTGGGACGGGCTCCTGCTGGCAG TCTCACTCTTAACTTTCTGGAACCTACCCACTACTGCCCACCTcac TTTTGAATCAATGCCCTTCAATGCTGCAGAAGGGACAGATGTTCTTTTACTTGTCCACAATGTGACAGGGGATCTTCTAGGCTATGCCTGGTACAGAGGAGAAAGGGTAGAGAATAACCAACTAATTGCATCATGTAGAGTGTACACTCAAGTAAATACACCAGGGCCTGCACACAGAGGTCGAGAGACAATATACCCCAATGGATCCTTGCTGATCCAGAATGTCACCCAGAACGACACAGGCTACTACACCCTGCTGGCCACAAGGAATGATTTACAGACTGAAAGACTAGCTGGACAACTCCGCGTATACC CGGTGTTACCCAAACCCGTCATCACCAGCAACAACTCCAACCCCAAGGAGCTGGAGGACACTGTAGTGTTAACATGTGGCCTTGAGACTCCGAACACCTCCCACGTGTGGTGGATCAACAATCAGAGCCTCCCCAACAGCACCAGGCTGGAACTGTCTGAGGACAACAGGACTCTCACTTTATTCCATGTCACAAGGAATGACACAGGACCCTATATGTGTGAAACTCGGAACCCAGTGAGTGTCAGCCGCAGTGACCCATTCACCCTGAATGTTTTCT ATGGCCTGGACACCCTCACCATTTCCCCCTATTACCATCCAGAGGCAAACCTCAGCCTCTCCTGCCACACGACCTCTAACCCAGCCACTCAGTGTTCTTGGCTTATCAATGGGAGGCCCCAACAATCACACAGAAGCTTTATCCCCAACATCATTGCAAATGATAGTGGATCCTATAACTGCCTTGTCCATAACTTGGTCACTGACCTCAGTAAAACCACAGTCAAGActatcacagggacttccctg TCACCCCTCTGTTTCTCCACAGACCCAGTGGCACAGCCCTCCATCCAAGTCAGCAACACCACAGTCACAGAACATAAGGACCCTGCCGTCCTGACCTGCATCACAAATGACACTGGGATCTCCGTCTCCTGGTTCTTCAGTGACCAGAGTCTACTGCTCACAGAGAAGATGACACTGTCCCCGGACAATAGCACCCTCTCCATAGACCCCGTCAGGAGGGAGGATGCCGGGGATTATTGGTGTGAGGTCTCCAACCCCAGCAGTTCCAGCATAGGTGACCCTGTCACCGTGGTGGTGCTCTGTGAGTGA
- the LYPD4 gene encoding ly6/PLAUR domain-containing protein 4 isoform X1 — protein MGPQHLSPVQLLCLLGAISTLPRAGALLCYEATSSLFRAVGLHNWQWLLMRSMVCKLNEGCEETLVFIETGTKRGIVGFKGCSPASSYPPQVSYLVSPPGLSIASYSRVCRTYLCNNLTNMDHFVKLKAKAPKTVASSSHSCPTCVGEHSKDCLPSFVTTEACPDNATECYSSTLKFQAGALNTTFLLMGCAREYTDILAHFHHIGSIRVTEVINILEKAQFAGAEPSSGRPARGILLGLLFAFRD, from the exons ATGGGACCTCAGCATTTGAGCCCTGTGCAGCTGCTCTGTCTCCTAGGGGCCATTTCTACTCTGCCTC GGGCTGGAGCTCTTTTGTGTTATGAAGCAACATCTTCACTCTTCAGAGCTGTTGGTCTCCATAACTGGCAATGGCTTCTGATGAGGAGCATGGTGTGTAAACTGAATGAGGGCTGTGAGGAGACGCTGGTGTTCATCGAGACAG GGACCAAAAGGGGAATTGTGGGTTTTAAAGGCTGCAGCCCAGCTTCATCTTACCCCCCGCAAGTCTCCTACCTCGTTTCACCGCCCGGATTGTCCATTGCCTCCTATAGCCGCGTCTGCCGGACATACCTCTGCAATAACCTCACCAACATGGATCATTTTGTGAAACTCAAGGCCAAGGCTCCTAAGACTGTAGCATCTTCTTCCCATAGTTGCCCAACCTGTGTGGGCGAGCACTCTAAGGACTGCCTCCCAAGTTTTGTCACCACCGAGGCTTGCCCCGACAATGCCACTGAGTGTTACAGTTCCACCTTAAAATTTCAGGCAG GGGCTCTCAATACCACCTTCCTCCTCATGGGCTGTGCTCGTGAATACACCGATATTTTAGCCCACTTTCACCATATTGGCAGCATCAGAGTGACTGAGGTCATCAACATCTTAGAGAAGGCCCAGTTTGCTGGTGCAGAGCCCTCTAGTGGGAGACCTGCTCGGGGCATCCTCTTAGGCCTCCTGTTTGCCTTCAGGGACTGA
- the CXCL17 gene encoding C-X-C motif chemokine 17, which yields MKVLISSLLLLLPLMLVSTVHNSSNPGIARGHRDQHQASGRWLQDGGQECECKDWFLRAPKRKLMTVPGLPKKPCPCDHFKGRMKKTRHQRHRKKPTKPSRACQQFLRRCQLASFALPL from the exons ATGAAAGTTCTAATCTCTTCCCTCCTTCTGTTGCTGCCACTAATGCTGGTGTCCACAGTCCACAACAGCTCAAATccag GGATTGCCAGAGGCCATAGGGACCAACACCAGGCTTCTGGGAGGTGGCTCCAGGACGGAGGCCAAGAATGTGAGTGCAAAG ATTGGTTCCTGAGAGCCCCTAAAAGAAAACTCATGACAGTGCCTGGGCTGCCAAAGAAGCCGTGTCCCTGTGATCATTTCAAGGGCAGGATGAAGAAAACCA GACACCAAAGACACCGCAAGAAGCCAACCAAGCCCTCCAGAGCCTGCCAGCAATTTCTCAGACGATGTCAGCTGGCAAGCTTTGCTCTGCCCTTATAG
- the LYPD4 gene encoding ly6/PLAUR domain-containing protein 4 isoform X2 codes for MGPQHLSPVQLLCLLGAISTLPRMSCGAGCLGTSAGTKRGIVGFKGCSPASSYPPQVSYLVSPPGLSIASYSRVCRTYLCNNLTNMDHFVKLKAKAPKTVASSSHSCPTCVGEHSKDCLPSFVTTEACPDNATECYSSTLKFQAGALNTTFLLMGCAREYTDILAHFHHIGSIRVTEVINILEKAQFAGAEPSSGRPARGILLGLLFAFRD; via the exons ATGGGACCTCAGCATTTGAGCCCTGTGCAGCTGCTCTGTCTCCTAGGGGCCATTTCTACTCTGCCTCGTATGTCCTGTGGGGCTGGATGCTTAGGGAC CTCCGCAGGGACCAAAAGGGGAATTGTGGGTTTTAAAGGCTGCAGCCCAGCTTCATCTTACCCCCCGCAAGTCTCCTACCTCGTTTCACCGCCCGGATTGTCCATTGCCTCCTATAGCCGCGTCTGCCGGACATACCTCTGCAATAACCTCACCAACATGGATCATTTTGTGAAACTCAAGGCCAAGGCTCCTAAGACTGTAGCATCTTCTTCCCATAGTTGCCCAACCTGTGTGGGCGAGCACTCTAAGGACTGCCTCCCAAGTTTTGTCACCACCGAGGCTTGCCCCGACAATGCCACTGAGTGTTACAGTTCCACCTTAAAATTTCAGGCAG GGGCTCTCAATACCACCTTCCTCCTCATGGGCTGTGCTCGTGAATACACCGATATTTTAGCCCACTTTCACCATATTGGCAGCATCAGAGTGACTGAGGTCATCAACATCTTAGAGAAGGCCCAGTTTGCTGGTGCAGAGCCCTCTAGTGGGAGACCTGCTCGGGGCATCCTCTTAGGCCTCCTGTTTGCCTTCAGGGACTGA